Proteins from one Deinococcus actinosclerus genomic window:
- a CDS encoding helix-turn-helix domain-containing protein, whose protein sequence is MTMISNSCDGAAEQAAGRLARQITAEREARGWTQATLAGRAGVSKAAVSRIERGEMSPTAVTLLRLAGAFDLTLAGLLLRAEGAGAREHERLSRAAQQPGWRDPDTGYTRRQLFAAPTHPLEAAQVTLPAGASVTLPAGSYAHIAQLLWVQSGELRLTERRAPDLTWDLAAGDCLGFGTPCDVTFENPAGQPCTYAVFLARR, encoded by the coding sequence ATGACCATGATCAGCAACTCATGTGATGGCGCGGCCGAGCAGGCGGCCGGGCGGCTGGCCCGGCAGATCACGGCCGAGCGGGAGGCGCGCGGCTGGACGCAGGCCACACTCGCGGGGCGCGCCGGGGTGTCGAAGGCCGCCGTGAGCCGCATCGAGCGCGGCGAGATGAGCCCCACCGCCGTCACGCTGCTGCGTCTCGCCGGAGCGTTCGACCTGACCCTGGCCGGCCTGCTCCTGCGCGCCGAGGGTGCCGGAGCGCGCGAGCACGAACGCCTGTCGCGCGCCGCGCAGCAGCCCGGGTGGCGCGACCCCGACACCGGGTACACCCGCCGCCAGCTGTTCGCCGCGCCCACCCACCCGCTGGAGGCCGCGCAGGTCACCCTGCCCGCTGGAGCGAGCGTCACGCTGCCCGCCGGTTCGTACGCGCACATCGCGCAGCTGCTGTGGGTGCAGTCGGGTGAACTGCGCCTGACCGAACGCCGCGCGCCCGACCTCACCTGGGACCTCGCAGCGGGCGACTGCCTGGGCTTCGGGACGCCCTGCGACGTGACCTTCGAGAATCCCGCAGGGCAGCCCTGCACGTACGCCGTCTTTCTCGCCCGGAGGTAA
- a CDS encoding GNAT family N-acetyltransferase: MTDTVRIEPLGDAPATLDALSDLLIATVAAGGSVSFMHPLAPAQARAFWAGSLAAAARGERVVLGAWDGLQLLSTVTLILDCPPNQPHRAEIAKMMTAPAARGRGLALTLLREAEALARTHGRTLLVLDTASEGGASGLYERAGYVFAGEIPDYALKPHGGLTGTRLYYRRL, translated from the coding sequence ATGACCGACACCGTCCGTATCGAGCCGCTGGGTGACGCGCCCGCCACCCTGGACGCCCTGAGCGACCTGCTGATCGCCACCGTCGCCGCCGGGGGCTCGGTCAGTTTCATGCACCCTCTGGCCCCCGCGCAGGCCCGCGCGTTCTGGGCGGGTTCGCTGGCCGCCGCCGCACGCGGCGAGCGCGTCGTGCTGGGCGCGTGGGATGGGCTGCAACTGCTCTCCACCGTCACGCTGATCCTCGACTGCCCGCCCAACCAGCCGCACCGCGCCGAGATCGCCAAGATGATGACCGCCCCGGCCGCGCGGGGGCGCGGGCTGGCCCTGACCCTGCTGCGCGAGGCCGAGGCCCTGGCCCGCACACACGGCCGGACGCTGCTCGTGCTGGACACCGCCAGCGAGGGCGGCGCGTCGGGCCTGTACGAACGCGCCGGGTACGTGTTCGCCGGCGAGATCCCCGACTACGCCCTGAAGCCCCACGGGGGCCTGACCGGCACGCGCCTGTACTACCGGCGGCTCTGA